A DNA window from Bacteroidota bacterium contains the following coding sequences:
- a CDS encoding MmcQ/YjbR family DNA-binding protein: MLDIETYRNYCISKKGVTEEFPFDNETLVFKVCGKMFALASITQFKSINLKCDPEEAIDLRERYDAVQPGYHMNKQHWNTIIIDGTLPLKFLLQQIDNSYNLVMKSLPKKVREGLV; this comes from the coding sequence ATGCTCGACATTGAAACATACCGCAATTATTGTATCTCCAAAAAAGGAGTGACCGAAGAATTTCCTTTCGATAATGAAACGTTAGTTTTTAAAGTTTGCGGAAAAATGTTTGCATTGGCTAGTATCACCCAATTTAAAAGTATCAATTTAAAGTGTGACCCCGAAGAAGCAATTGATTTAAGAGAACGCTATGATGCTGTGCAACCAGGCTACCACATGAATAAACAACACTGGAATACTATAATAATTGATGGGACTTTACCACTCAAATTTCTACTTCAGCAAATCGATAATTCCTATAACTTGGTGATGAAATCTTTGCCGAAGAAAGTGAGGGAGGGTTTGGTTTAA